From one Culex quinquefasciatus strain JHB chromosome 3, VPISU_Cqui_1.0_pri_paternal, whole genome shotgun sequence genomic stretch:
- the LOC6037549 gene encoding RING finger protein 44 isoform X1 — protein sequence MNPNHSGASRRPYSRGAAPRNRSRMPFSPHHHLHHSNNRNNNNHGGGGGGGGGGGHNQSWYNKDMENSFNYGDNTGSSPKESFTYSPKSPPMQLHSPPITNRPILMPYGAADDGSVNNRSQQILRAGPSHSHSDRRNNMGMQDRNRHTMGASGVDRHMNHFDGPSNSSRGSDLHFDSRSVLSLDSLRNSRENNRERISPPYHQGNSSHSNNNHQTPSPSYGGSDPNNGMKSDSPSRKRRRVSRMPSQSPPAIWEHRRSPRNNNHHNNHHNHIQQQQHQQQQQQQQLQQQQQQLQQQQQQQLLHHPNQHSHPPHLLQHPGPGPVQLQQSSPPLRRPRFREQPRAWEPMPQVFQQPSPPQPQHQHPSLMVDINQVPVSLPLGHHEQLWTYSAGPHISICSGHPAAPHIPPCQVHGVYSQPFAQTCNIGGHFGAFASTPAALAVPHPQPHQPHYQHPHLAQQRPDGLGLDGLDHAGASPLHVSPLAAAHIHSSPQMAQISPPQPIYISTETVLNILQGRTSQFELLHRTARRAITAPRRNFTRFHWPTPPPSHPHAHPAHRHPGLQHQPLAPQPAQVSLSATPSAYSGILLNFFLFMSMPHRAMFPLSTYGQPDLNSPDSNETENYEALLSLAERLGEAKPRGLARPEIDQLPSYKFNAETHTGDQTSCVVCMCDFEARQVLRVLPCSHEFHAKCVDKWLRSNRTCPICRGNASEYFESSEEQ from the exons ATGAATCCGAACCACTCGGGTGCGTCACGGAGGCCGTACTCGCGCGGGGCGGCCCCCCGAAACCGGTCCCGGATGCCGTTTTCGCCGCACCACCATCTGCACCACTCCAACAACCGGAACAATAACAACcacggtggtggtggcggtggcggcggcggaggTGGCCACAATCAGTCCTGGTACAACAAGGACATGGAGAACAGCTTCAACTACGG TGATAATACCGGGAGTAGTCCTAAGGAATCCTTCACATACTCACCAAAGTCCCCACCAATGCAATTACATTCCCCTCCCATTACCAATCGTCCAATCTTAATGCCTTACGGTGCTGCTGATGATGGTAGTGTTAATAATAGATCTCAACAAATTCTTAGAGCTGGACCCAGCCATAGCCATAGCGATCGCCGTAATAATATGGGTATGCAGGATAGAAACCGGCATACGATGGGTGCATCCGGTGTCGATCGACACATG AACCATTTCGATGGACCTTCCAATTCCTCTAGGGGTTCCGATTTGCACTTTGACTCGCGCTCGGTGCTGTCGCTAGACTCGCTGAGAAACAGCCGCGAGAACAATCGGGAACGCATCAGTCCGCCGTACCATCAGGGAAACAGTTCGCACTCGAACAACAACCACCAAACGCCGAGTCCGTCGTACGGTGGTTCGGATCCGAACAACGGCATGAAGTCGGACAGTCCCTCGCGGAAGCGCCGTCGCGTGTCGCGAATGCCCAGCCAGTCTCCGCCGGCCATCTGGGAACACCGGAGATCTCCTCGGAACAATAACCACCACAACAACCACCACAACCacatccagcagcagcaacatcaacagcaacaacaacagcaacagctccaacaacaacagcaacagctccaacaacagcagcagcaacagctgcTGCACCACCCAAATCAGCACAGCCATCCACCGCATCTGCTCCAGCATCCGGGGCCAGGCCCGGTCCAGCTTCAGCAAAGCAGTCCACCGCTGCGTAGACCACGGTTCCGCGAGCAACCCCGGGCCTGGGAACCGATGCCGCAAGTATTCCAGCAACCGTCACCACCTCAACCGCAGCACCAGCATCCCTCACTGATGGTTGACATCAACCAAGTTCCTGTAAGCCTTCCACTCGGACACCACGAGCAGCTGTGGACGTACTCGGCCGGGCCGCACATCTCGATCTGCTCGGGACACCCGGCCGCCCCACATATCCCGCCTTGCCAA GTTCATGGTGTCTACTCGCAACCATTTGCTCAAACATGTAACATCGGTGGACACTTTGGTGCGTTCGCATCCACTCCGGCCGCCCTGGCCGTGCCACATCCTCAGCCCCACCAACCGCACTACCAGCACCCACATTTGGCCCAACAG CGACCGGATGGGCTTGGCCTGGACGGACTGGACCATGCTGGTGCCTCACCGCTGCACGTGTCCCCGCTGGCCGCGGCCCACATTCACTCATCGCCACAGATGGCCCAGATCTCGCCGCCGCAGCCGATCTACATTTCGACCGAA ACCGTGTTGAATATTCTCCAGGGTCGCACCAGTCAATTCGAGCTGCTGCACAGAACGGCTCGACGCGCAATAACCGCACCCCGGCGTAACTTTACCCGCTTCCACTGGCCAACCCCGCCCCCGTCGCACCCGCATGCCCATCCGGCCCACCGCCACCCGGGACTGCAGCACCAGCCGTTGGCACCGCAACCGGCCCAAGTTTCACTGTCGGCCACACCGTCCGCCTACTCCGGCATCCTGTTGAACTTCTT CCTCTTCATGTCCATGCCCCACAGAGCCATGTTCCCGCTGTCGACGTACGGCCAGCCGGACCTCAATTCGCCGGACTCGAACGAAACGGAAAACTACGAAGCCCTGCTCAGCCTGGCGGAACGCTTAGGCGAAGCGAAACCACGTGGCCTTGCGAGACCCGAGATCGACCAGCTGCCGAGCTACAAGTTCAACGCGGAAACCCACACCG GGGACCAGACGTCCTGCGTTGTGTGCATGTGCGATTTTGAGGCACGCCAAGTTCTGCGAGTGCTGCCCTGTTCGCACGAGTTTCACGCCAAATGCGTCGACAAGTGGCTTCGG TCAAACCGCACCTGCCCGATCTGCCGTGGAAACGCGTCGGAGTACTTTGAAAGCAGCGAGGAACAGTAA
- the LOC6037549 gene encoding RING finger protein 44 isoform X3 — translation MNPNHSGASRRPYSRGAAPRNRSRMPFSPHHHLHHSNNRNNNNHGGGGGGGGGGGHNQSWYNKDMENSFNYGDNTGSSPKESFTYSPKSPPMQLHSPPITNRPILMPYGAADDGSVNNRSQQILRAGPSHSHSDRRNNMGMQDRNRHTMGASGVDRHMNHFDGPSNSSRGSDLHFDSRSVLSLDSLRNSRENNRERISPPYHQGNSSHSNNNHQTPSPSYGGSDPNNGMKSDSPSRKRRRVSRMPSQSPPAIWEHRRSPRNNNHHNNHHNHIQQQQHQQQQQQQQLQQQQQQLQQQQQQQLLHHPNQHSHPPHLLQHPGPGPVQLQQSSPPLRRPRFREQPRAWEPMPQVFQQPSPPQPQHQHPSLMVDINQVPVSLPLGHHEQLWTYSAGPHISICSGHPAAPHIPPCQVHGVYSQPFAQTCNIGGHFGAFASTPAALAVPHPQPHQPHYQHPHLAQQRPDGLGLDGLDHAGASPLHVSPLAAAHIHSSPQMAQISPPQPIYISTETVLNILQGRTSQFELLHRTARRAITAPRRNFTRFHWPTPPPSHPHAHPAHRHPGLQHQPLAPQPAQVSLSATPSAYSGILLNFLAMFPLSTYGQPDLNSPDSNETENYEALLSLAERLGEAKPRGLARPEIDQLPSYKFNAETHTGDQTSCVVCMCDFEARQVLRVLPCSHEFHAKCVDKWLRSNRTCPICRGNASEYFESSEEQ, via the exons ATGAATCCGAACCACTCGGGTGCGTCACGGAGGCCGTACTCGCGCGGGGCGGCCCCCCGAAACCGGTCCCGGATGCCGTTTTCGCCGCACCACCATCTGCACCACTCCAACAACCGGAACAATAACAACcacggtggtggtggcggtggcggcggcggaggTGGCCACAATCAGTCCTGGTACAACAAGGACATGGAGAACAGCTTCAACTACGG TGATAATACCGGGAGTAGTCCTAAGGAATCCTTCACATACTCACCAAAGTCCCCACCAATGCAATTACATTCCCCTCCCATTACCAATCGTCCAATCTTAATGCCTTACGGTGCTGCTGATGATGGTAGTGTTAATAATAGATCTCAACAAATTCTTAGAGCTGGACCCAGCCATAGCCATAGCGATCGCCGTAATAATATGGGTATGCAGGATAGAAACCGGCATACGATGGGTGCATCCGGTGTCGATCGACACATG AACCATTTCGATGGACCTTCCAATTCCTCTAGGGGTTCCGATTTGCACTTTGACTCGCGCTCGGTGCTGTCGCTAGACTCGCTGAGAAACAGCCGCGAGAACAATCGGGAACGCATCAGTCCGCCGTACCATCAGGGAAACAGTTCGCACTCGAACAACAACCACCAAACGCCGAGTCCGTCGTACGGTGGTTCGGATCCGAACAACGGCATGAAGTCGGACAGTCCCTCGCGGAAGCGCCGTCGCGTGTCGCGAATGCCCAGCCAGTCTCCGCCGGCCATCTGGGAACACCGGAGATCTCCTCGGAACAATAACCACCACAACAACCACCACAACCacatccagcagcagcaacatcaacagcaacaacaacagcaacagctccaacaacaacagcaacagctccaacaacagcagcagcaacagctgcTGCACCACCCAAATCAGCACAGCCATCCACCGCATCTGCTCCAGCATCCGGGGCCAGGCCCGGTCCAGCTTCAGCAAAGCAGTCCACCGCTGCGTAGACCACGGTTCCGCGAGCAACCCCGGGCCTGGGAACCGATGCCGCAAGTATTCCAGCAACCGTCACCACCTCAACCGCAGCACCAGCATCCCTCACTGATGGTTGACATCAACCAAGTTCCTGTAAGCCTTCCACTCGGACACCACGAGCAGCTGTGGACGTACTCGGCCGGGCCGCACATCTCGATCTGCTCGGGACACCCGGCCGCCCCACATATCCCGCCTTGCCAA GTTCATGGTGTCTACTCGCAACCATTTGCTCAAACATGTAACATCGGTGGACACTTTGGTGCGTTCGCATCCACTCCGGCCGCCCTGGCCGTGCCACATCCTCAGCCCCACCAACCGCACTACCAGCACCCACATTTGGCCCAACAG CGACCGGATGGGCTTGGCCTGGACGGACTGGACCATGCTGGTGCCTCACCGCTGCACGTGTCCCCGCTGGCCGCGGCCCACATTCACTCATCGCCACAGATGGCCCAGATCTCGCCGCCGCAGCCGATCTACATTTCGACCGAA ACCGTGTTGAATATTCTCCAGGGTCGCACCAGTCAATTCGAGCTGCTGCACAGAACGGCTCGACGCGCAATAACCGCACCCCGGCGTAACTTTACCCGCTTCCACTGGCCAACCCCGCCCCCGTCGCACCCGCATGCCCATCCGGCCCACCGCCACCCGGGACTGCAGCACCAGCCGTTGGCACCGCAACCGGCCCAAGTTTCACTGTCGGCCACACCGTCCGCCTACTCCGGCATCCTGTTGAACTTCTT AGCCATGTTCCCGCTGTCGACGTACGGCCAGCCGGACCTCAATTCGCCGGACTCGAACGAAACGGAAAACTACGAAGCCCTGCTCAGCCTGGCGGAACGCTTAGGCGAAGCGAAACCACGTGGCCTTGCGAGACCCGAGATCGACCAGCTGCCGAGCTACAAGTTCAACGCGGAAACCCACACCG GGGACCAGACGTCCTGCGTTGTGTGCATGTGCGATTTTGAGGCACGCCAAGTTCTGCGAGTGCTGCCCTGTTCGCACGAGTTTCACGCCAAATGCGTCGACAAGTGGCTTCGG TCAAACCGCACCTGCCCGATCTGCCGTGGAAACGCGTCGGAGTACTTTGAAAGCAGCGAGGAACAGTAA
- the LOC6037549 gene encoding RING finger protein 44 isoform X2: protein MNPNHSGASRRPYSRGAAPRNRSRMPFSPHHHLHHSNNRNNNNHGGGGGGGGGGGHNQSWYNKDMENSFNYGDNTGSSPKESFTYSPKSPPMQLHSPPITNRPILMPYGAADDGSVNNRSQQILRAGPSHSHSDRRNNMGMQDRNRHTMGASGVDRHMNHFDGPSNSSRGSDLHFDSRSVLSLDSLRNSRENNRERISPPYHQGNSSHSNNNHQTPSPSYGGSDPNNGMKSDSPSRKRRRVSRMPSQSPPAIWEHRRSPRNNNHHNNHHNHIQQQQHQQQQQQQQLQQQQQQLQQQQQQQLLHHPNQHSHPPHLLQHPGPGPVQLQQSSPPLRRPRFREQPRAWEPMPQVFQQPSPPQPQHQHPSLMVDINQVPVSLPLGHHEQLWTYSAGPHISICSGHPAAPHIPPCQVHGVYSQPFAQTCNIGGHFGAFASTPAALAVPHPQPHQPHYQHPHLAQQRPDGLGLDGLDHAGASPLHVSPLAAAHIHSSPQMAQISPPQPIYISTEGRTSQFELLHRTARRAITAPRRNFTRFHWPTPPPSHPHAHPAHRHPGLQHQPLAPQPAQVSLSATPSAYSGILLNFFLFMSMPHRAMFPLSTYGQPDLNSPDSNETENYEALLSLAERLGEAKPRGLARPEIDQLPSYKFNAETHTGDQTSCVVCMCDFEARQVLRVLPCSHEFHAKCVDKWLRSNRTCPICRGNASEYFESSEEQ from the exons ATGAATCCGAACCACTCGGGTGCGTCACGGAGGCCGTACTCGCGCGGGGCGGCCCCCCGAAACCGGTCCCGGATGCCGTTTTCGCCGCACCACCATCTGCACCACTCCAACAACCGGAACAATAACAACcacggtggtggtggcggtggcggcggcggaggTGGCCACAATCAGTCCTGGTACAACAAGGACATGGAGAACAGCTTCAACTACGG TGATAATACCGGGAGTAGTCCTAAGGAATCCTTCACATACTCACCAAAGTCCCCACCAATGCAATTACATTCCCCTCCCATTACCAATCGTCCAATCTTAATGCCTTACGGTGCTGCTGATGATGGTAGTGTTAATAATAGATCTCAACAAATTCTTAGAGCTGGACCCAGCCATAGCCATAGCGATCGCCGTAATAATATGGGTATGCAGGATAGAAACCGGCATACGATGGGTGCATCCGGTGTCGATCGACACATG AACCATTTCGATGGACCTTCCAATTCCTCTAGGGGTTCCGATTTGCACTTTGACTCGCGCTCGGTGCTGTCGCTAGACTCGCTGAGAAACAGCCGCGAGAACAATCGGGAACGCATCAGTCCGCCGTACCATCAGGGAAACAGTTCGCACTCGAACAACAACCACCAAACGCCGAGTCCGTCGTACGGTGGTTCGGATCCGAACAACGGCATGAAGTCGGACAGTCCCTCGCGGAAGCGCCGTCGCGTGTCGCGAATGCCCAGCCAGTCTCCGCCGGCCATCTGGGAACACCGGAGATCTCCTCGGAACAATAACCACCACAACAACCACCACAACCacatccagcagcagcaacatcaacagcaacaacaacagcaacagctccaacaacaacagcaacagctccaacaacagcagcagcaacagctgcTGCACCACCCAAATCAGCACAGCCATCCACCGCATCTGCTCCAGCATCCGGGGCCAGGCCCGGTCCAGCTTCAGCAAAGCAGTCCACCGCTGCGTAGACCACGGTTCCGCGAGCAACCCCGGGCCTGGGAACCGATGCCGCAAGTATTCCAGCAACCGTCACCACCTCAACCGCAGCACCAGCATCCCTCACTGATGGTTGACATCAACCAAGTTCCTGTAAGCCTTCCACTCGGACACCACGAGCAGCTGTGGACGTACTCGGCCGGGCCGCACATCTCGATCTGCTCGGGACACCCGGCCGCCCCACATATCCCGCCTTGCCAA GTTCATGGTGTCTACTCGCAACCATTTGCTCAAACATGTAACATCGGTGGACACTTTGGTGCGTTCGCATCCACTCCGGCCGCCCTGGCCGTGCCACATCCTCAGCCCCACCAACCGCACTACCAGCACCCACATTTGGCCCAACAG CGACCGGATGGGCTTGGCCTGGACGGACTGGACCATGCTGGTGCCTCACCGCTGCACGTGTCCCCGCTGGCCGCGGCCCACATTCACTCATCGCCACAGATGGCCCAGATCTCGCCGCCGCAGCCGATCTACATTTCGACCGAA GGTCGCACCAGTCAATTCGAGCTGCTGCACAGAACGGCTCGACGCGCAATAACCGCACCCCGGCGTAACTTTACCCGCTTCCACTGGCCAACCCCGCCCCCGTCGCACCCGCATGCCCATCCGGCCCACCGCCACCCGGGACTGCAGCACCAGCCGTTGGCACCGCAACCGGCCCAAGTTTCACTGTCGGCCACACCGTCCGCCTACTCCGGCATCCTGTTGAACTTCTT CCTCTTCATGTCCATGCCCCACAGAGCCATGTTCCCGCTGTCGACGTACGGCCAGCCGGACCTCAATTCGCCGGACTCGAACGAAACGGAAAACTACGAAGCCCTGCTCAGCCTGGCGGAACGCTTAGGCGAAGCGAAACCACGTGGCCTTGCGAGACCCGAGATCGACCAGCTGCCGAGCTACAAGTTCAACGCGGAAACCCACACCG GGGACCAGACGTCCTGCGTTGTGTGCATGTGCGATTTTGAGGCACGCCAAGTTCTGCGAGTGCTGCCCTGTTCGCACGAGTTTCACGCCAAATGCGTCGACAAGTGGCTTCGG TCAAACCGCACCTGCCCGATCTGCCGTGGAAACGCGTCGGAGTACTTTGAAAGCAGCGAGGAACAGTAA
- the LOC6037549 gene encoding RING finger protein 44 isoform X4, translated as MNPNHSGASRRPYSRGAAPRNRSRMPFSPHHHLHHSNNRNNNNHGGGGGGGGGGGHNQSWYNKDMENSFNYGDNTGSSPKESFTYSPKSPPMQLHSPPITNRPILMPYGAADDGSVNNRSQQILRAGPSHSHSDRRNNMGMQDRNRHTMGASGVDRHMNHFDGPSNSSRGSDLHFDSRSVLSLDSLRNSRENNRERISPPYHQGNSSHSNNNHQTPSPSYGGSDPNNGMKSDSPSRKRRRVSRMPSQSPPAIWEHRRSPRNNNHHNNHHNHIQQQQHQQQQQQQQLQQQQQQLQQQQQQQLLHHPNQHSHPPHLLQHPGPGPVQLQQSSPPLRRPRFREQPRAWEPMPQVFQQPSPPQPQHQHPSLMVDINQVPVSLPLGHHEQLWTYSAGPHISICSGHPAAPHIPPCQVHGVYSQPFAQTCNIGGHFGAFASTPAALAVPHPQPHQPHYQHPHLAQQRPDGLGLDGLDHAGASPLHVSPLAAAHIHSSPQMAQISPPQPIYISTEGRTSQFELLHRTARRAITAPRRNFTRFHWPTPPPSHPHAHPAHRHPGLQHQPLAPQPAQVSLSATPSAYSGILLNFLAMFPLSTYGQPDLNSPDSNETENYEALLSLAERLGEAKPRGLARPEIDQLPSYKFNAETHTGDQTSCVVCMCDFEARQVLRVLPCSHEFHAKCVDKWLRSNRTCPICRGNASEYFESSEEQ; from the exons ATGAATCCGAACCACTCGGGTGCGTCACGGAGGCCGTACTCGCGCGGGGCGGCCCCCCGAAACCGGTCCCGGATGCCGTTTTCGCCGCACCACCATCTGCACCACTCCAACAACCGGAACAATAACAACcacggtggtggtggcggtggcggcggcggaggTGGCCACAATCAGTCCTGGTACAACAAGGACATGGAGAACAGCTTCAACTACGG TGATAATACCGGGAGTAGTCCTAAGGAATCCTTCACATACTCACCAAAGTCCCCACCAATGCAATTACATTCCCCTCCCATTACCAATCGTCCAATCTTAATGCCTTACGGTGCTGCTGATGATGGTAGTGTTAATAATAGATCTCAACAAATTCTTAGAGCTGGACCCAGCCATAGCCATAGCGATCGCCGTAATAATATGGGTATGCAGGATAGAAACCGGCATACGATGGGTGCATCCGGTGTCGATCGACACATG AACCATTTCGATGGACCTTCCAATTCCTCTAGGGGTTCCGATTTGCACTTTGACTCGCGCTCGGTGCTGTCGCTAGACTCGCTGAGAAACAGCCGCGAGAACAATCGGGAACGCATCAGTCCGCCGTACCATCAGGGAAACAGTTCGCACTCGAACAACAACCACCAAACGCCGAGTCCGTCGTACGGTGGTTCGGATCCGAACAACGGCATGAAGTCGGACAGTCCCTCGCGGAAGCGCCGTCGCGTGTCGCGAATGCCCAGCCAGTCTCCGCCGGCCATCTGGGAACACCGGAGATCTCCTCGGAACAATAACCACCACAACAACCACCACAACCacatccagcagcagcaacatcaacagcaacaacaacagcaacagctccaacaacaacagcaacagctccaacaacagcagcagcaacagctgcTGCACCACCCAAATCAGCACAGCCATCCACCGCATCTGCTCCAGCATCCGGGGCCAGGCCCGGTCCAGCTTCAGCAAAGCAGTCCACCGCTGCGTAGACCACGGTTCCGCGAGCAACCCCGGGCCTGGGAACCGATGCCGCAAGTATTCCAGCAACCGTCACCACCTCAACCGCAGCACCAGCATCCCTCACTGATGGTTGACATCAACCAAGTTCCTGTAAGCCTTCCACTCGGACACCACGAGCAGCTGTGGACGTACTCGGCCGGGCCGCACATCTCGATCTGCTCGGGACACCCGGCCGCCCCACATATCCCGCCTTGCCAA GTTCATGGTGTCTACTCGCAACCATTTGCTCAAACATGTAACATCGGTGGACACTTTGGTGCGTTCGCATCCACTCCGGCCGCCCTGGCCGTGCCACATCCTCAGCCCCACCAACCGCACTACCAGCACCCACATTTGGCCCAACAG CGACCGGATGGGCTTGGCCTGGACGGACTGGACCATGCTGGTGCCTCACCGCTGCACGTGTCCCCGCTGGCCGCGGCCCACATTCACTCATCGCCACAGATGGCCCAGATCTCGCCGCCGCAGCCGATCTACATTTCGACCGAA GGTCGCACCAGTCAATTCGAGCTGCTGCACAGAACGGCTCGACGCGCAATAACCGCACCCCGGCGTAACTTTACCCGCTTCCACTGGCCAACCCCGCCCCCGTCGCACCCGCATGCCCATCCGGCCCACCGCCACCCGGGACTGCAGCACCAGCCGTTGGCACCGCAACCGGCCCAAGTTTCACTGTCGGCCACACCGTCCGCCTACTCCGGCATCCTGTTGAACTTCTT AGCCATGTTCCCGCTGTCGACGTACGGCCAGCCGGACCTCAATTCGCCGGACTCGAACGAAACGGAAAACTACGAAGCCCTGCTCAGCCTGGCGGAACGCTTAGGCGAAGCGAAACCACGTGGCCTTGCGAGACCCGAGATCGACCAGCTGCCGAGCTACAAGTTCAACGCGGAAACCCACACCG GGGACCAGACGTCCTGCGTTGTGTGCATGTGCGATTTTGAGGCACGCCAAGTTCTGCGAGTGCTGCCCTGTTCGCACGAGTTTCACGCCAAATGCGTCGACAAGTGGCTTCGG TCAAACCGCACCTGCCCGATCTGCCGTGGAAACGCGTCGGAGTACTTTGAAAGCAGCGAGGAACAGTAA
- the LOC6037549 gene encoding RING finger protein 44 isoform X5 yields the protein MNPNHSGASRRPYSRGAAPRNRSRMPFSPHHHLHHSNNRNNNNHGGGGGGGGGGGHNQSWYNKDMENSFNYGAGPSHSHSDRRNNMGMQDRNRHTMGASGVDRHMNHFDGPSNSSRGSDLHFDSRSVLSLDSLRNSRENNRERISPPYHQGNSSHSNNNHQTPSPSYGGSDPNNGMKSDSPSRKRRRVSRMPSQSPPAIWEHRRSPRNNNHHNNHHNHIQQQQHQQQQQQQQLQQQQQQLQQQQQQQLLHHPNQHSHPPHLLQHPGPGPVQLQQSSPPLRRPRFREQPRAWEPMPQVFQQPSPPQPQHQHPSLMVDINQVPVSLPLGHHEQLWTYSAGPHISICSGHPAAPHIPPCQVHGVYSQPFAQTCNIGGHFGAFASTPAALAVPHPQPHQPHYQHPHLAQQRPDGLGLDGLDHAGASPLHVSPLAAAHIHSSPQMAQISPPQPIYISTETVLNILQGRTSQFELLHRTARRAITAPRRNFTRFHWPTPPPSHPHAHPAHRHPGLQHQPLAPQPAQVSLSATPSAYSGILLNFFLFMSMPHRAMFPLSTYGQPDLNSPDSNETENYEALLSLAERLGEAKPRGLARPEIDQLPSYKFNAETHTGDQTSCVVCMCDFEARQVLRVLPCSHEFHAKCVDKWLRSNRTCPICRGNASEYFESSEEQ from the exons ATGAATCCGAACCACTCGGGTGCGTCACGGAGGCCGTACTCGCGCGGGGCGGCCCCCCGAAACCGGTCCCGGATGCCGTTTTCGCCGCACCACCATCTGCACCACTCCAACAACCGGAACAATAACAACcacggtggtggtggcggtggcggcggcggaggTGGCCACAATCAGTCCTGGTACAACAAGGACATGGAGAACAGCTTCAACTACGG AGCTGGACCCAGCCATAGCCATAGCGATCGCCGTAATAATATGGGTATGCAGGATAGAAACCGGCATACGATGGGTGCATCCGGTGTCGATCGACACATG AACCATTTCGATGGACCTTCCAATTCCTCTAGGGGTTCCGATTTGCACTTTGACTCGCGCTCGGTGCTGTCGCTAGACTCGCTGAGAAACAGCCGCGAGAACAATCGGGAACGCATCAGTCCGCCGTACCATCAGGGAAACAGTTCGCACTCGAACAACAACCACCAAACGCCGAGTCCGTCGTACGGTGGTTCGGATCCGAACAACGGCATGAAGTCGGACAGTCCCTCGCGGAAGCGCCGTCGCGTGTCGCGAATGCCCAGCCAGTCTCCGCCGGCCATCTGGGAACACCGGAGATCTCCTCGGAACAATAACCACCACAACAACCACCACAACCacatccagcagcagcaacatcaacagcaacaacaacagcaacagctccaacaacaacagcaacagctccaacaacagcagcagcaacagctgcTGCACCACCCAAATCAGCACAGCCATCCACCGCATCTGCTCCAGCATCCGGGGCCAGGCCCGGTCCAGCTTCAGCAAAGCAGTCCACCGCTGCGTAGACCACGGTTCCGCGAGCAACCCCGGGCCTGGGAACCGATGCCGCAAGTATTCCAGCAACCGTCACCACCTCAACCGCAGCACCAGCATCCCTCACTGATGGTTGACATCAACCAAGTTCCTGTAAGCCTTCCACTCGGACACCACGAGCAGCTGTGGACGTACTCGGCCGGGCCGCACATCTCGATCTGCTCGGGACACCCGGCCGCCCCACATATCCCGCCTTGCCAA GTTCATGGTGTCTACTCGCAACCATTTGCTCAAACATGTAACATCGGTGGACACTTTGGTGCGTTCGCATCCACTCCGGCCGCCCTGGCCGTGCCACATCCTCAGCCCCACCAACCGCACTACCAGCACCCACATTTGGCCCAACAG CGACCGGATGGGCTTGGCCTGGACGGACTGGACCATGCTGGTGCCTCACCGCTGCACGTGTCCCCGCTGGCCGCGGCCCACATTCACTCATCGCCACAGATGGCCCAGATCTCGCCGCCGCAGCCGATCTACATTTCGACCGAA ACCGTGTTGAATATTCTCCAGGGTCGCACCAGTCAATTCGAGCTGCTGCACAGAACGGCTCGACGCGCAATAACCGCACCCCGGCGTAACTTTACCCGCTTCCACTGGCCAACCCCGCCCCCGTCGCACCCGCATGCCCATCCGGCCCACCGCCACCCGGGACTGCAGCACCAGCCGTTGGCACCGCAACCGGCCCAAGTTTCACTGTCGGCCACACCGTCCGCCTACTCCGGCATCCTGTTGAACTTCTT CCTCTTCATGTCCATGCCCCACAGAGCCATGTTCCCGCTGTCGACGTACGGCCAGCCGGACCTCAATTCGCCGGACTCGAACGAAACGGAAAACTACGAAGCCCTGCTCAGCCTGGCGGAACGCTTAGGCGAAGCGAAACCACGTGGCCTTGCGAGACCCGAGATCGACCAGCTGCCGAGCTACAAGTTCAACGCGGAAACCCACACCG GGGACCAGACGTCCTGCGTTGTGTGCATGTGCGATTTTGAGGCACGCCAAGTTCTGCGAGTGCTGCCCTGTTCGCACGAGTTTCACGCCAAATGCGTCGACAAGTGGCTTCGG TCAAACCGCACCTGCCCGATCTGCCGTGGAAACGCGTCGGAGTACTTTGAAAGCAGCGAGGAACAGTAA